The following coding sequences lie in one Arachis hypogaea cultivar Tifrunner chromosome 9, arahy.Tifrunner.gnm2.J5K5, whole genome shotgun sequence genomic window:
- the LOC112711346 gene encoding uncharacterized protein isoform X2, with amino-acid sequence MLQDVFDQPLPPKDEISSPISARLFELCDSDLFPEALQNSEVTSSSNCCYEENSSYATNMSLALEVETKFNNNNNNNNTNSNNSNNSVTTPSSTTTTNNNTTNSSNLSIIFDSQEELDNDISASIDFSSSPAAFNVPPMFPVTTNHHQEQFDFSSMHHHHHQVQQLAACSVVEGFSQYPTDTSAVAPPPPPLMGAPQLPSVFEEDCISSAVPSYVTLNPSSPSCSYLNPAAIPPPYMPPAGPLATALSADRAALFTGSMLLGSELQRPDLEYQGENGGIYCTDSIHRVFNPQELQALSTESQQLVAGGGSSANLTPEISNLEDSSFKVGKLSVEQRKEKIHRYMKKRNERNFSKKIKYACRKTLADSRPRVRGRFAKNDDFGDAQRPASSNHEEEDEEEVVVKEEDDMVDSSDIFAHISGVNSFKCNYSIQSWI; translated from the exons ATGTTGCAGGATGTGTTTGATCAGCCACTGCCACCAAAG GATGAAATTTCAAGCCCAATCAGTGCTAGACTTTTTGAGCTATGTGACTCTGATTTGTTCCCAGAAGCACTTCAAAACTCTGAGGTTACTTCAAGCTCAAATTGTTGCTATGAAGAGAACTCCTCATATGCAACAAACATGTCTCTAGCATTAGAAGTAGAAACCAAgttcaataacaataacaataacaataatacaaATAGCAATAATAGCAATAACAGTGTCACCACCCCAAgtagcaccaccaccaccaacaacaacacaaccaacagTAGTAACCTGTCAATCATCTTTGACTCTCAAGAAGAGCTTGACAATGACATCTCTGCCTCCATAGATTTCTCATCTTCACCTGCAGCTTTCAATGTTCCACCGATGTTCCCAGTCACAACAAACCATCATCAAGAACAGTTTGATTTCTCTTCTatgcatcaccatcatcatcaggtTCAGCAGCTAGCAGCATGTTCAGTTGTGGAGGGCTTCTCACAGTATCCCACTGACACTAGTGCTGTtgcacctcctcctcctcctctcatgGGGGCTCCTCAATTGCCTTCTGTCTTTGAAGAGGATTGCATTTCTTCTGCTGTTCCTTCTTATGTCACTCTCaacccttcttctccttcttgctCTTATCTCAACCCTGCTGCCATTCCACCACCTTACATGCCTCCTGCTGGTCCCCTGGCCACCGCCTTGTCGGCCGACCGTGCCGCTTTGTTCACCGGAAGCATGCTTCTTGGCTCTGAGCTTCAGAGACCAGACCTTGAATACCAAGGTGAAAATGGTGGAATTTATTGTACAGATTCAATTCACAGAGTGTTTAACCCTCAAGAGCTTCAG GCACTTAGTACTGAGAGTCAGCAACTAGTGGCTGGAGGTGGGAGTTCTGCCAACTTAACACCAGAAATCTCAAATTTGGAGGACTCTAGCTTCAAGGTTGGGAAACTCTCTGTtgagcaaagaaaagaaaagattcatAGATACatgaagaaaagaaatgaaagaaactTCAGCAAGAAAATCAAG TATGCCTGCCGCAAAACTCTGGCAGATAGCCGGCCGCGAGTTCGAGGAAGGTTTGCAAAGAATGATGACTTTGGAGATGCTCAGAGACCTGCAAGTagcaatcatga
- the LOC112711346 gene encoding uncharacterized protein isoform X1, with protein MLQDVFDQPLPPKVEQQLPIDEISSPISARLFELCDSDLFPEALQNSEVTSSSNCCYEENSSYATNMSLALEVETKFNNNNNNNNTNSNNSNNSVTTPSSTTTTNNNTTNSSNLSIIFDSQEELDNDISASIDFSSSPAAFNVPPMFPVTTNHHQEQFDFSSMHHHHHQVQQLAACSVVEGFSQYPTDTSAVAPPPPPLMGAPQLPSVFEEDCISSAVPSYVTLNPSSPSCSYLNPAAIPPPYMPPAGPLATALSADRAALFTGSMLLGSELQRPDLEYQGENGGIYCTDSIHRVFNPQELQALSTESQQLVAGGGSSANLTPEISNLEDSSFKVGKLSVEQRKEKIHRYMKKRNERNFSKKIKYACRKTLADSRPRVRGRFAKNDDFGDAQRPASSNHEEEDEEEVVVKEEDDMVDSSDIFAHISGVNSFKCNYSIQSWI; from the exons ATGTTGCAGGATGTGTTTGATCAGCCACTGCCACCAAAGGTTGAGCAACAACTCCCCATT GATGAAATTTCAAGCCCAATCAGTGCTAGACTTTTTGAGCTATGTGACTCTGATTTGTTCCCAGAAGCACTTCAAAACTCTGAGGTTACTTCAAGCTCAAATTGTTGCTATGAAGAGAACTCCTCATATGCAACAAACATGTCTCTAGCATTAGAAGTAGAAACCAAgttcaataacaataacaataacaataatacaaATAGCAATAATAGCAATAACAGTGTCACCACCCCAAgtagcaccaccaccaccaacaacaacacaaccaacagTAGTAACCTGTCAATCATCTTTGACTCTCAAGAAGAGCTTGACAATGACATCTCTGCCTCCATAGATTTCTCATCTTCACCTGCAGCTTTCAATGTTCCACCGATGTTCCCAGTCACAACAAACCATCATCAAGAACAGTTTGATTTCTCTTCTatgcatcaccatcatcatcaggtTCAGCAGCTAGCAGCATGTTCAGTTGTGGAGGGCTTCTCACAGTATCCCACTGACACTAGTGCTGTtgcacctcctcctcctcctctcatgGGGGCTCCTCAATTGCCTTCTGTCTTTGAAGAGGATTGCATTTCTTCTGCTGTTCCTTCTTATGTCACTCTCaacccttcttctccttcttgctCTTATCTCAACCCTGCTGCCATTCCACCACCTTACATGCCTCCTGCTGGTCCCCTGGCCACCGCCTTGTCGGCCGACCGTGCCGCTTTGTTCACCGGAAGCATGCTTCTTGGCTCTGAGCTTCAGAGACCAGACCTTGAATACCAAGGTGAAAATGGTGGAATTTATTGTACAGATTCAATTCACAGAGTGTTTAACCCTCAAGAGCTTCAG GCACTTAGTACTGAGAGTCAGCAACTAGTGGCTGGAGGTGGGAGTTCTGCCAACTTAACACCAGAAATCTCAAATTTGGAGGACTCTAGCTTCAAGGTTGGGAAACTCTCTGTtgagcaaagaaaagaaaagattcatAGATACatgaagaaaagaaatgaaagaaactTCAGCAAGAAAATCAAG TATGCCTGCCGCAAAACTCTGGCAGATAGCCGGCCGCGAGTTCGAGGAAGGTTTGCAAAGAATGATGACTTTGGAGATGCTCAGAGACCTGCAAGTagcaatcatga